Proteins from one Mesorhizobium sp. M9A.F.Ca.ET.002.03.1.2 genomic window:
- a CDS encoding BMP family protein has translation MSKFLKGSVSAVILSGLLLGNALAAEVKSIAILAPEEGTDYGWNQQGIDAAKAAAAAAGVEIMVAQGLGYGDVRPTLRELASDGASLLIAHASGYNTAAPEIAKETKVPVAIVDTPTGLEKGLVADYTLSGHEGAYLAGRLAAKMSRSKSVGIVVSGEPPSWNSQSAAFAQGVKAENPDVKVTYAVIGPAAYSDAAGGKRVTESVIASGADIIFGQGNGSSFGMLQAVETTKAGDGGKVYFIDVIGDKTPIDKGFLLSSVVWNIEPVYAAMIADLKADTFGTKSYSIGLKDDSVKLLKTAAIADDVWAEIQALREDVISGKTKVEPVYDAAAVRALMTSVAQ, from the coding sequence ATGTCTAAGTTTCTTAAGGGCAGCGTAAGCGCTGTTATATTAAGCGGCCTCTTGCTGGGCAACGCACTTGCCGCCGAAGTCAAGTCGATTGCCATCCTGGCGCCGGAAGAAGGCACCGACTATGGCTGGAACCAGCAGGGCATCGACGCCGCCAAAGCAGCGGCGGCGGCGGCCGGTGTCGAGATCATGGTAGCGCAGGGGCTCGGCTATGGCGACGTGCGGCCGACATTGCGCGAATTGGCCTCCGACGGCGCCAGCCTGCTGATCGCCCATGCCAGCGGCTACAACACCGCGGCTCCCGAAATCGCCAAGGAAACCAAGGTGCCGGTGGCGATCGTCGACACACCGACCGGCCTGGAGAAGGGGCTCGTCGCCGACTACACGCTGAGCGGCCACGAGGGTGCGTACCTTGCCGGCCGTCTCGCCGCCAAGATGTCGCGCTCCAAATCGGTCGGCATCGTCGTTTCGGGCGAGCCGCCATCGTGGAACTCGCAGTCGGCGGCGTTCGCGCAGGGCGTGAAGGCCGAGAACCCGGACGTCAAGGTCACCTATGCAGTGATCGGGCCCGCCGCCTACAGCGATGCGGCCGGCGGCAAGCGCGTCACCGAAAGCGTGATCGCATCGGGCGCGGACATCATCTTCGGCCAGGGCAACGGCTCGAGCTTCGGAATGCTGCAGGCGGTCGAGACGACCAAGGCCGGCGATGGCGGCAAGGTCTATTTCATCGACGTCATCGGCGACAAGACGCCGATCGACAAAGGCTTTCTGCTCTCGTCGGTGGTCTGGAATATCGAGCCGGTCTATGCGGCGATGATCGCCGACCTGAAGGCCGACACGTTCGGCACCAAGAGCTACTCGATCGGCCTCAAGGACGATTCGGTCAAGCTTCTGAAGACCGCCGCTATCGCGGACGACGTCTGGGCGGAGATCCAGGCGCTGCGCGAAGACGTCATTTCCGGCAAGACCAAGGTCGAGCCGGTCTATGATGCAGCAGCCGTCAGGGCGCTGATGACCAGCGTCGCCCAGTAA
- a CDS encoding multidrug effflux MFS transporter: MDQHAQAPQQATTLPIPRWEFIALCAALMALNSLAIDIMLPALQQIGASLGVENENHRQYVVAAYILGFGGGQLFFGPISDRFGRRAPLVAGLVIYVAAAGAAAIAPTFATLILCRVVQGIGAAATRVIAVSIVRDTFDGRRMAEVMSLIFMVFMAIPVVAPGIGQLIMLFATWHVIFITMAAGALIVAAWALLRLPETLHPEYRRPLTVSSIVGGFRIVLTNRMALCYAFASTFAFGAMFGFINSAQQIYVGVFGVGEMFPVIFAGIAGVLAFSNYLNSRLVGRIGMRRLSQSALLLFLAISLAWLIVSIQMKMPLWLFITFFAGAMVPFGALGANFNALAMEPLGQLAGTASSILGFMQTFLGGLLGTLIGQAFNGTVTPLAAGFCSVSLGALVMVLIAERGKFFQPQNPPV, encoded by the coding sequence GTGGACCAGCATGCACAAGCGCCGCAACAGGCAACCACCTTGCCTATTCCGCGCTGGGAATTCATCGCGCTATGCGCTGCGTTGATGGCGCTCAACTCGCTGGCCATCGACATCATGCTGCCGGCGCTGCAGCAGATCGGCGCCTCGCTGGGCGTGGAAAATGAAAACCACCGCCAATATGTGGTTGCCGCCTATATTCTGGGCTTTGGCGGCGGGCAGCTCTTCTTTGGACCGATCTCGGACCGTTTCGGACGCCGCGCTCCGCTCGTCGCCGGACTGGTGATCTATGTCGCGGCGGCGGGTGCGGCGGCAATCGCCCCGACATTCGCTACCCTTATCCTGTGCAGGGTGGTGCAAGGCATCGGCGCCGCGGCCACACGCGTCATCGCCGTCTCGATCGTGCGCGACACGTTCGACGGCCGGCGCATGGCCGAGGTCATGTCGCTGATCTTCATGGTGTTCATGGCCATCCCGGTGGTGGCGCCCGGCATCGGCCAGCTCATCATGCTGTTCGCGACCTGGCACGTGATCTTCATCACCATGGCGGCAGGAGCCCTGATCGTGGCGGCATGGGCGCTACTGCGCTTGCCGGAAACGCTGCATCCCGAATATCGTCGGCCGCTGACGGTCTCATCCATCGTCGGTGGTTTCCGCATCGTACTGACCAACCGCATGGCGCTTTGCTATGCCTTCGCCAGCACTTTTGCCTTCGGCGCGATGTTCGGCTTCATCAACTCGGCACAGCAGATCTATGTCGGCGTCTTCGGCGTCGGCGAGATGTTCCCGGTGATTTTCGCGGGGATAGCCGGCGTGCTCGCCTTTTCGAACTATCTGAATTCGCGCCTTGTCGGCCGCATCGGCATGCGCCGCCTGTCGCAGAGCGCGCTGCTCTTGTTTCTGGCCATCAGCCTCGCCTGGCTGATCGTTTCCATCCAAATGAAGATGCCGCTTTGGCTTTTCATCACCTTCTTCGCCGGCGCGATGGTCCCGTTCGGCGCACTCGGCGCGAATTTCAACGCGCTCGCCATGGAGCCGCTCGGCCAGTTGGCCGGCACGGCATCGTCCATTCTGGGTTTCATGCAGACCTTCCTCGGCGGCCTGCTCGGCACGCTGATCGGCCAAGCTTTCAACGGCACAGTGACGCCCTTGGCCGCCGGATTCTGCAGCGTCTCGCTTGGCGCATTGGTGATGGTGCTGATCGCCGAGCGCGGCAAGTTCTTCCAGCCGCAGAACCCGCCGGTCTAG
- a CDS encoding BolA family transcriptional regulator, which translates to MAMDAHDIERLIKEGIPDAKVTIRDLAGDGDHYAAEVVAESFRGKSRVQQHQMVYDALKGNMGGVLHALALQTSVPD; encoded by the coding sequence ATGGCAATGGATGCGCACGACATCGAACGGCTGATCAAGGAAGGCATTCCGGACGCCAAGGTGACGATTCGCGACCTGGCCGGCGACGGCGACCATTATGCGGCCGAGGTGGTGGCCGAAAGCTTTCGCGGAAAGAGCCGCGTGCAGCAGCATCAGATGGTCTACGACGCACTGAAGGGCAATATGGGCGGCGTGCTGCACGCGCTCGCTTTGCAGACCAGCGTGCCGGACTGA
- a CDS encoding ABC transporter permease has translation MSIETAPSAGATALDATASMATRRDIQHRLLMTLGPILAALIIAGCILLAVGVDPLAYYGFVLERGLLSPLGIQQTLTRMAALLFLAAGLIVAFRAGMWNLGGDGQFLLGAVTAAASAPVFVQIMPAWLALVCSFLIAMVVAMIWSLVPALLRAYQGVNEIITTLMMTFLGTSLANVLVKLVFRDPGTTVPQTRTLPVEDRLPRLFETTITSGLLLGLMAIIIVHLVMTRTAFGLKLRIVGANPRAAIHSGLGVPGLTLAVFAISAGLAGLAGAVDILGVQGNVRADWNPAYGLAVIPVVFLARMNGFAAIGFVFLLSVLSIGGESAARRLGVPNHFTLVLVSIVLIVLALAEYVDHRYNQSRRP, from the coding sequence ATGAGCATCGAGACCGCCCCCTCCGCAGGCGCAACCGCACTCGACGCCACGGCCTCGATGGCAACGCGCCGCGATATCCAGCATCGGCTGCTGATGACGCTCGGCCCTATACTGGCCGCACTGATCATCGCCGGCTGCATCCTGCTTGCCGTCGGCGTCGATCCGCTTGCCTACTACGGCTTCGTCCTCGAGAGAGGGCTTTTGTCGCCGCTCGGCATCCAGCAGACGCTGACGCGCATGGCGGCGCTGCTGTTTCTTGCCGCCGGCCTCATCGTGGCCTTTCGCGCCGGCATGTGGAACCTTGGCGGCGACGGCCAGTTCCTGCTCGGCGCGGTAACGGCTGCTGCCAGCGCTCCGGTTTTCGTGCAGATCATGCCGGCCTGGCTGGCGCTCGTCTGCTCGTTCCTGATCGCCATGGTGGTCGCGATGATCTGGTCGTTGGTGCCGGCCTTGCTGCGCGCCTATCAGGGCGTCAACGAGATCATCACCACGCTGATGATGACGTTTCTGGGCACCTCACTCGCCAACGTTCTGGTCAAGCTGGTGTTTCGCGATCCGGGCACAACCGTGCCACAGACCCGCACCTTGCCGGTCGAGGACAGGCTGCCGCGCCTGTTCGAAACGACCATCACCAGCGGCCTGCTTCTGGGACTGATGGCGATCATCATTGTGCATCTGGTGATGACGCGCACGGCGTTCGGGCTGAAGCTGAGGATCGTCGGCGCAAACCCCCGTGCAGCAATCCATTCGGGGCTTGGCGTGCCGGGGCTGACCCTTGCGGTTTTCGCCATTTCGGCCGGGCTGGCCGGGCTTGCCGGCGCTGTCGATATCCTTGGCGTCCAGGGTAACGTTCGCGCCGACTGGAACCCCGCCTATGGTCTGGCCGTCATCCCCGTGGTGTTCCTCGCCCGCATGAACGGCTTTGCTGCCATCGGTTTCGTGTTCCTGCTTTCGGTGCTGTCGATCGGTGGCGAGAGTGCGGCGCGCCGGCTCGGCGTGCCCAATCATTTCACGCTGGTGCTGGTCTCCATCGTGCTGATCGTGCTCGCGCTCGCCGAATATGTCGATCACCGCTACAACCAGTCGCGGAGGCCCTGA
- a CDS encoding 4-pyridoxolactonase translates to MSDTKVYLLDGGSLVLDGYHVFWNRGPGGEVRFPVYSILIEHAEGRFLIDTGYDYDHVMKVLPFEKPIQEKHQTIPGALALLGLEPKDIDVVVNSHFHFDHCGGNKYFPHAKKICHRTEVPQACNPQPFEQLGYSDLSFSAEAAEARGATAQLLEGTTRANSTFEGIDGDVDLARGVRLISTPGHSIGHYSLLVEFPKRKPIMFTIDAAYTQKSLETLCQASFHIDPVAGVNSMRRVKKLAEDHGAELMYSHDMENFKTYKTGTQFYG, encoded by the coding sequence ATGTCGGATACCAAGGTCTACCTGCTCGACGGCGGCTCGCTCGTTCTCGACGGCTATCACGTGTTCTGGAATCGCGGCCCCGGCGGCGAAGTGCGCTTTCCTGTTTATTCGATCCTGATCGAGCATGCCGAGGGACGGTTTCTCATCGACACCGGCTACGACTACGATCACGTCATGAAGGTGCTGCCTTTCGAAAAGCCGATCCAGGAAAAGCACCAGACCATCCCCGGCGCCCTGGCGCTGCTCGGCCTCGAGCCGAAGGACATCGACGTCGTCGTCAACTCGCATTTCCATTTCGACCATTGCGGCGGCAACAAGTATTTTCCGCATGCCAAGAAGATCTGTCACCGGACCGAGGTACCCCAGGCCTGCAATCCCCAGCCTTTCGAGCAACTCGGCTATTCGGACCTGAGCTTTTCGGCCGAGGCTGCCGAAGCGCGTGGCGCGACCGCGCAATTGCTGGAAGGCACGACGCGCGCCAACTCGACCTTCGAGGGCATCGACGGCGACGTCGACCTTGCCAGGGGCGTCAGGTTGATCTCGACGCCCGGCCACTCGATCGGCCACTACAGCCTGCTGGTGGAGTTCCCCAAGCGCAAGCCGATCATGTTCACGATCGATGCGGCCTACACGCAGAAGAGCCTTGAAACGCTGTGCCAGGCGTCCTTTCACATAGACCCGGTAGCGGGCGTCAATTCGATGCGCAGGGTGAAGAAGCTCGCCGAGGACCATGGTGCCGAGCTGATGTATTCGCACGACATGGAAAACTTCAAAACCTACAAGACCGGCACGCAATTCTACGGCTGA
- the grxD gene encoding Grx4 family monothiol glutaredoxin: protein MSGINDYIDSEVKSNEVVLFMKGTPGFPQCGFSGQVVQILDYIGADYKGVNVLTSAELRQGIKEYSNWPTIPQLYVKGEFVGGCDIIREMFQAGELQTFLVEKGVSVKGAV, encoded by the coding sequence ATGAGCGGTATCAACGACTACATCGACAGCGAAGTGAAGAGCAACGAAGTCGTTCTCTTCATGAAGGGTACGCCCGGTTTCCCGCAATGCGGATTTTCCGGTCAGGTCGTGCAGATTCTCGACTACATCGGGGCCGACTACAAGGGCGTGAACGTGCTGACCTCGGCCGAGCTGCGGCAAGGTATCAAGGAATATTCCAACTGGCCGACGATCCCTCAGCTCTACGTCAAGGGTGAGTTTGTTGGCGGCTGCGACATCATCCGCGAGATGTTCCAAGCAGGCGAGCTTCAGACGTTCCTCGTCGAAAAAGGCGTGAGCGTCAAAGGCGCCGTCTGA
- a CDS encoding alanine--glyoxylate aminotransferase family protein — MRYFEHAEPVITLTAGPVNAYPAVLRGLARTVLYDYDPAFQLFYEGVVDKAQKAMRLSNKPVILHGEPVLGLEAAAASLITPDDVVLNLASGVYGKGFGYWAKRYSPHLLEIEVPYNEAIDPQAVAETLKAHPEITIVSVCHHDTPSGTINPIDAIGALVSAHGAYLIIDAVSSFGGMKTHPQDCKADIYVTGPNKCLGAPPGLTMMGVSERAWAKMKANPLAPRASMLSIVDWEHAWSKDQPFPFTPSVAEMNGLDVALDLYLNEGAEAVWARHALTARAMRAGVAAMGLSIWAASDAIASPTTTAVRTPEGVDEKALRQAARVRYGVVFSSGRGETLGRLTRIGHMGPTAQPIYAIAALTALGGAMNALGQKLAVGKGIDAALAVIDADD, encoded by the coding sequence ATGCGCTATTTCGAACACGCCGAACCGGTCATCACGCTGACCGCGGGGCCGGTGAACGCCTATCCCGCCGTGCTACGCGGCCTCGCTCGCACCGTGCTCTACGACTACGACCCAGCGTTCCAGCTCTTCTACGAGGGGGTGGTCGATAAGGCGCAGAAGGCGATGCGGCTGTCGAACAAGCCGGTCATTCTCCATGGCGAGCCGGTCCTTGGCCTGGAGGCCGCGGCAGCCTCCCTGATCACGCCCGACGACGTCGTGCTCAACCTTGCTTCCGGAGTCTACGGCAAGGGGTTTGGCTATTGGGCGAAGCGCTATTCGCCGCATCTGCTCGAAATCGAGGTGCCCTACAACGAGGCGATCGACCCGCAGGCGGTTGCGGAGACGCTGAAAGCGCATCCGGAAATCACCATCGTCTCCGTCTGCCACCACGACACGCCGTCGGGCACCATCAACCCGATCGATGCCATCGGTGCGCTGGTTTCGGCGCATGGCGCCTATCTGATCATCGATGCCGTTTCGTCCTTCGGCGGCATGAAAACGCATCCGCAGGACTGCAAGGCCGATATCTACGTCACCGGCCCGAACAAATGCCTGGGCGCGCCTCCCGGCCTCACCATGATGGGCGTCAGCGAGCGGGCCTGGGCCAAGATGAAGGCAAATCCACTGGCGCCACGCGCGTCGATGCTCAGCATCGTCGACTGGGAACATGCTTGGTCGAAGGACCAGCCGTTTCCGTTCACGCCGTCCGTCGCGGAGATGAACGGGCTCGACGTCGCGCTCGACCTCTACCTCAACGAGGGAGCGGAGGCGGTGTGGGCGCGCCACGCACTCACCGCCAGGGCCATGCGCGCGGGCGTCGCCGCCATGGGCCTGTCGATCTGGGCCGCCAGCGACGCCATCGCGTCGCCGACCACGACCGCCGTGCGGACGCCCGAAGGCGTCGACGAGAAGGCGCTTCGCCAGGCCGCACGCGTCCGCTACGGCGTGGTGTTTTCGTCTGGCCGCGGCGAAACATTGGGCAGGCTGACACGTATCGGCCATATGGGCCCGACCGCCCAGCCGATCTATGCGATCGCGGCGCTGACGGCACTTGGCGGCGCGATGAATGCCTTGGGCCAGAAGCTCGCAGTCGGCAAAGGCATCGACGCGGCGCTGGCCGTTATCGACGCCGACGATTGA
- a CDS encoding ABC transporter permease, whose product MTGLFSEVFLSALLFGAVTAAIPLLLAGLGEQMSEKAGVLNIGIEGMMLAGAYLGFVGAFYSGSLWLGFLTGAAGGIAVALVMALLCVRIGLNQIVIGIALTLGLEGLTALLHHFQFSRSYPRLPAVDVTVIPMLSDIPVIGPALFKQHLIVYLAVALVFAMGTIYRRTQLGLNLQAAGDKPAALDVAGIDVVRTRTIAVLTTGALAGLGGAYLANVGAGLFIPFITNGAGFLGIVLAMLARGRPVWVLLGALLFGVCLSLTTAMQVAGINIPTDVIQMLPFLAVMVMLVLFGRRASLPAALGIPYERGAR is encoded by the coding sequence ATGACCGGGCTGTTCAGCGAAGTCTTTCTCAGCGCGCTTTTGTTCGGCGCGGTCACCGCGGCGATCCCGCTGCTGCTGGCCGGCCTCGGCGAACAGATGTCCGAAAAGGCCGGCGTCCTCAACATCGGCATCGAAGGCATGATGCTGGCCGGCGCCTATCTCGGCTTCGTCGGCGCCTTCTATTCCGGATCGCTGTGGCTGGGCTTTCTCACCGGCGCTGCCGGCGGCATCGCGGTGGCGCTTGTCATGGCGCTGCTTTGCGTGCGCATCGGGCTGAACCAGATCGTCATCGGCATCGCGCTGACCTTAGGACTTGAAGGCCTGACGGCGCTGCTCCACCATTTCCAGTTTTCGCGCAGCTATCCCCGCCTGCCGGCGGTGGACGTGACCGTCATTCCGATGCTGTCGGACATTCCGGTCATCGGCCCGGCGCTGTTCAAGCAGCATCTCATCGTCTATCTGGCAGTCGCGCTGGTTTTCGCCATGGGCACCATCTACCGGCGCACGCAGCTCGGCCTCAACCTGCAGGCTGCGGGCGACAAGCCGGCAGCACTCGACGTCGCCGGCATCGACGTCGTGCGAACCCGCACCATCGCCGTGCTGACGACCGGAGCGCTGGCCGGCCTCGGCGGCGCCTATCTTGCCAATGTCGGCGCCGGCCTGTTCATTCCCTTCATCACCAATGGGGCGGGCTTCCTCGGCATCGTGCTGGCCATGCTCGCGCGTGGTCGCCCGGTCTGGGTGCTGCTTGGCGCGTTGCTGTTCGGTGTCTGCCTGTCGCTGACGACTGCTATGCAGGTGGCCGGCATCAACATACCAACCGACGTCATCCAGATGCTGCCGTTCCTGGCGGTGATGGTCATGCTGGTGCTGTTCGGCCGGCGGGCCAGTCTGCCGGCGGCGCTCGGCATTCCATACGAGCGCGGCGCGCGCTGA
- a CDS encoding phosphodiester glycosidase family protein, translating to MKRRHSAAILIGVLLVTLALIWWFRPSARIPVTVGGELPGPCRDFSFEAVPYIVCEIDLRAYDIGVLHAGADGKAFGSLEKSDKAMSGEGRPALLAMNAGMYHEDLTPVGLLVENGHEAAPLNLADGEGNFFLKPNGVFLVRKDGKAAVMETNAYAAAKPDVEFATQSGPMLVLDGRVHPRFEANGASRYVHNGAGVRDGDTVVLAISRSEVSLGSFARLFRDALHCPNALFFDGVVSALSNGNRMIVGGKYPAGPIIAVSAKR from the coding sequence ATGAAAAGACGGCACAGCGCGGCAATCCTGATTGGTGTCCTGCTCGTTACGCTGGCCTTGATCTGGTGGTTCAGACCATCCGCGCGCATTCCTGTCACTGTCGGCGGCGAACTGCCCGGACCATGCCGGGATTTTAGCTTCGAGGCGGTTCCCTACATCGTCTGCGAGATCGATCTTCGCGCCTATGACATCGGCGTCTTGCACGCCGGCGCAGATGGCAAGGCCTTCGGCTCGCTGGAGAAGTCCGACAAGGCGATGTCGGGCGAGGGAAGACCGGCGCTGCTCGCCATGAACGCCGGCATGTACCATGAGGATCTGACGCCGGTCGGCCTTCTCGTCGAAAATGGTCACGAGGCGGCGCCGCTCAACCTGGCTGATGGCGAAGGCAATTTCTTCCTGAAGCCGAATGGTGTGTTCCTGGTCCGGAAGGACGGCAAGGCGGCGGTCATGGAAACGAACGCCTATGCCGCCGCAAAGCCGGATGTTGAGTTCGCCACGCAATCCGGCCCGATGCTGGTGCTCGACGGCCGGGTCCATCCTCGCTTCGAGGCGAACGGCGCATCGCGCTATGTCCACAATGGTGCCGGCGTGCGCGACGGCGACACGGTCGTGCTGGCGATCTCGCGCTCGGAGGTTAGTCTCGGCAGCTTCGCACGGCTGTTTCGCGACGCGCTTCATTGTCCCAATGCGCTTTTCTTCGACGGGGTGGTTTCGGCACTGTCGAACGGCAACAGGATGATCGTCGGCGGAAAATACCCGGCAGGGCCGATTATCGCGGTGTCGGCGAAAAGGTGA
- a CDS encoding ABC transporter ATP-binding protein produces MSSASSLSVDKRAIVALEGVTKRFPGVVANDSVDLAIRPGEVHVLLGENGAGKSTLIGMLSGLQQPDEGRILVDGEPTAITSPRHALALGIGTVFQHMMLVPTLTVAENLLLGGPWWQRPKTEELEARVAEITRTLGIAVRLHAKVSELSLGEQQQVEILRAMVRNSRLLILDESTSMLTPKGIDELGALMRRLVEQGLAIVFITHKLKEAAAFGDRISVLKLGRKVGEIPPERFRALGEQAIISEIVELMFGKQKDDPKAAERPVRNIHAGAAPLLQVRDLAVAPTDDAPGLSSISFDIRPGELLGIAGIDGNGQKQLAEALAGQRATVGGSVRLEGAPIEALSVGERRHRGLRYLTDDRLGEGTVGTFPVSINFFLKQVGAAPFWRRGVEQRAEIDKRAAQLVREYDVRTPSLKTPVARLSGGNIQKVLLARELAEGAKVVIFNKPTYGLDLANTLASRQRIRDTAARGLAVLLISTDLEELLSMCDRIAVISNGSLVGTVENADDARTKVGRLMIGLAA; encoded by the coding sequence ATGAGCAGTGCTTCCTCATTGTCGGTCGACAAGCGCGCCATCGTCGCGCTCGAAGGCGTGACGAAACGGTTCCCCGGCGTGGTCGCCAACGATAGCGTCGATCTGGCAATCCGACCTGGCGAGGTACATGTGCTGCTCGGTGAAAATGGTGCTGGAAAATCCACCTTGATCGGCATGCTGTCGGGGCTGCAGCAGCCGGACGAGGGGCGCATACTGGTCGATGGCGAGCCTACCGCGATCACGTCGCCGCGCCATGCACTGGCGCTCGGCATCGGAACCGTATTCCAGCACATGATGCTGGTGCCGACGCTGACGGTGGCGGAAAACCTGTTGCTCGGCGGGCCGTGGTGGCAGCGCCCCAAGACCGAAGAGTTGGAAGCCCGCGTCGCCGAAATTACCAGGACGCTCGGCATCGCGGTCAGGCTCCATGCCAAAGTGTCCGAGCTTTCGCTCGGCGAGCAGCAGCAGGTCGAGATCCTGCGCGCGATGGTACGCAACAGCCGGCTCTTGATCCTCGACGAGTCGACCTCGATGCTGACGCCGAAGGGCATCGACGAACTGGGCGCGCTGATGCGCCGCCTGGTCGAGCAGGGGTTGGCGATCGTCTTCATCACCCACAAGCTCAAGGAAGCGGCGGCATTCGGCGACCGCATCTCAGTGCTCAAACTCGGCCGCAAGGTCGGCGAAATCCCTCCCGAGCGATTTCGTGCGCTGGGCGAGCAGGCGATCATTTCGGAGATCGTGGAATTGATGTTCGGCAAGCAGAAGGACGACCCGAAAGCGGCCGAGCGTCCGGTCCGTAACATCCACGCCGGAGCGGCTCCGCTGCTTCAGGTCCGCGATCTTGCGGTTGCGCCGACGGACGACGCGCCGGGCTTGTCGTCGATTTCGTTCGACATCCGGCCAGGCGAGTTGCTGGGCATCGCCGGCATCGACGGCAATGGCCAGAAGCAACTGGCGGAGGCGCTGGCCGGTCAGCGTGCGACGGTGGGCGGTTCGGTGCGGCTGGAGGGAGCCCCCATCGAGGCGTTGAGCGTCGGCGAACGTCGCCACAGAGGCCTTCGCTACCTGACCGACGACCGGCTCGGCGAGGGTACGGTCGGAACCTTCCCGGTTTCGATCAACTTCTTCCTCAAGCAGGTGGGCGCGGCCCCCTTCTGGCGCAGAGGCGTCGAGCAACGTGCCGAAATCGACAAGCGCGCCGCCCAACTTGTCCGCGAATACGACGTGCGCACACCCAGCCTGAAAACGCCGGTCGCCCGGCTCTCCGGCGGCAATATCCAGAAGGTGCTGCTGGCGCGCGAGCTCGCCGAAGGCGCAAAGGTGGTGATTTTCAACAAGCCGACCTATGGGCTCGATCTCGCCAACACATTGGCCTCGCGCCAGCGAATCCGCGACACGGCGGCACGCGGCCTTGCCGTGCTGCTGATCTCCACCGACCTCGAGGAGTTGCTCAGCATGTGCGACCGCATCGCCGTCATCTCGAACGGATCGCTCGTCGGCACCGTCGAGAATGCCGACGATGCCCGCACCAAGGTCGGTCGCTTGATGATCGGACTTGCCGCATGA
- a CDS encoding SDR family NAD(P)-dependent oxidoreductase, whose protein sequence is MTERLGGKTALVTGAAQGIGKAIAARLAADGATVIVSDINAQGAKMAAASIGGKAKAIAADISDPASVKALFTEIQALTGGIDILVNNASIVPFVAWDDVDLDHWRKIIDVNLTGTFIVSRAGTDQMRAAGKAGRVISIASNTFFAGTPNMAAYVAAKGGVIGFTRAMATELGKYNITANAVTPGLIESDGVKASPHNEAFGFVEMLQAMKGKGQPEHIADVVSFLASDDARWITGQTLNVDAGMVRH, encoded by the coding sequence ATGACTGAACGGCTTGGGGGAAAGACGGCCCTGGTTACCGGGGCCGCACAAGGCATCGGCAAGGCGATCGCGGCGCGGTTGGCCGCCGATGGCGCGACCGTCATCGTCAGCGACATCAACGCGCAAGGCGCCAAGATGGCGGCCGCGTCGATCGGCGGAAAAGCAAAGGCGATTGCCGCCGACATTTCCGATCCTGCGTCGGTCAAGGCCCTCTTCACAGAAATCCAGGCCCTGACCGGGGGCATCGACATTCTGGTCAACAATGCCAGCATCGTGCCGTTCGTCGCCTGGGACGATGTCGATCTCGACCATTGGCGCAAGATCATCGACGTCAATCTGACCGGCACCTTCATCGTCAGCCGGGCGGGAACGGACCAGATGCGTGCCGCCGGCAAGGCCGGACGGGTGATCAGCATTGCCTCCAACACCTTCTTTGCCGGCACGCCGAACATGGCGGCCTATGTCGCGGCTAAGGGCGGCGTCATTGGCTTCACCCGGGCAATGGCCACCGAACTGGGCAAATACAACATCACCGCCAACGCGGTGACGCCCGGCTTGATCGAGAGCGATGGCGTCAAGGCGAGCCCGCATAACGAGGCGTTCGGCTTCGTCGAGATGCTTCAGGCGATGAAAGGCAAAGGGCAGCCGGAACACATTGCCGATGTGGTGTCGTTCCTTGCCTCCGACGATGCGCGCTGGATCACCGGCCAGACGCTGAATGTCGACGCCGGCATGGTGCGCCACTAA